The Oscillatoria acuminata PCC 6304 genomic interval CGGTCGATATCTGAGATGACTGCATGATAGGGACTAGCTTTTATCTGGGCGATCGCCTCTTCGGTATTCCGAGAAAAACTACATTGAACCCCTAAGACTTCTAAGGCTTTTTGCTCATAAGCATTTTCTTCCAAACAATCATCAACCCACAGCACTTTTTTAGTCAGCAGTTCCTCCGAAATTTTAGGGTCAGAAACGCGGGCGATCGCATGAATAATTTTTCGAGATTCATTATTTGCATCAGCATTTTCCCCGCCATCTGATGACTCTTGACTGAATTTCTTTTGTCCAGAAGCTGCACCTAGCATTGCCGCTGACTCCAGTTGTCGGGTAACATTTGCCTCCACTCCCGACGGTCCTGCTTTTAAGCTGAATTCGCTAATAGTATTAATGAGTTTCTTTATAGAATCTCCAAAATAAACTACGAAAAATACTGCAAAAGCAGGCCAGATTATGGCCTCGATTAGGGAGATAATTCCATTAAAGAATTCGGCAACTTTATCAGAATTCATGATTTATTTCAAACCCAATTAAATGCGTGTCCCCATTTTGAAACTTATTTCCCAAGAATTCGAGGATAAGCTAGTTCTATCCCCGATTAATCATTCATCTTATTCCATTGCCACGCCTTCGATTTCATCCTCGGTTACACTGTACAATGCTTGCAGTTTTTCTAGCTTATCCGGGTCTGGATTCCAGAATCCCCGTCCATGCGCTTCTAGCATTCTGCCGACAATATTGCGGAACGCTTCAGGATTGGCTTTTCGCAGTTTATTTGCCATTTCTGGGTCAAAAGCGTAGGTTTCTGATGCGCCATCATACACCCAATTATCTTTAAAATCAACGGTTCCTCCCCATCCGATTAAGGCAGTCATCCGTTGGGAGATTTCATAAGCGCCACCAGACCCTTGATTGGCCATTGATTCGGCCCATTTGGGATTGAGGAGTTTGGTGCGATATTCTAAGCGTAAGAGGTCTTCTAATTTGCGGGGAGTGGTATCTTTGGAGAAACTTTCAATTAAGCTGGCGGTAACTTTTTTGCCGCTTTGAGTTTCAGCAGCGCGTTTTAATCCGCCAGTGTTGGCATAATATTCCTGGATGTCGGTGAGTCCATATTCGACGGAATCGATTTCTTGGATGATGCGATCGCTGGTTTTAAGTAACTGTTGCAACACCTCTGGACGCGCTTTGCCTTTATCTTTCCGTCCGTAACTAAAGGCGTTTCGACTTTGCCAAGTTTGCGCTAATTCATCCCCGGATTCCCAGTTACTTTCGATAACTTGGTCATTGACTAAAGACCCAAAATCTCCGGCAGGGTTAGAAAATAAGCGGGCGGAAACATTCTCGATTCCCTGGGATTTTAACGCTAAAGCGTGTTTGCGGATAAAATTTTGGTCTTCGGGTTCATCTGCTTCTGTAGCGCGTAAAAATAAATCATCCAACAGTTCAATAATGTTGACGAAGCTATCGCGAAAGATGCCGGATAAATTGGCTAAAATATCGATGCGTGGATGTCCTACTTGGTCTAGGGGTTGGAGTTCATAGCGAACAATCCGTCCAGTGCCTTCTTTGATAGGTTTTGCGCCGACTAATTCTAACAAAATGGCTAAAGATTCGCCCCGGGTTTTGATAATGTCTAATCCCCATAACATCACCGCCACAGTTTCAGGATATTGCCCGGTTTCTTGCTGATGTTGGGCGATAATTTTTTTGGCAATTTCTTGCCCTCGGCTGTAGGCGGCAGGGGAGGGCATTCGATAGGGGTCTAAGGCATGAATATTCCGTCCCGTGGGTAAAACTCCCGGTCCATCGCGCAATAAATCCCCACCAGGTGCAGGGGGAATATATTCCCCATTTAATCCGCGTAACAGGTTGGTCATTTCGTCAGGTGTTTGTTTTAATAATTGACAAATTTGCACCGCTTCATCGGGATTTTGAATGAGTTGAGAGAGGGATTCGGGGCTGTTGCCGGTGGCGAGTTCCTCTACAAGTTCTTCGTCAAAGTTTTGGTCAAAATAGGCATCCAGATAAGACTTTAATGCCGATATATTGGGAGGTTCTCCCAGGGTATGCAGTCCGGAGGAAAATAACCGTTGTTCGACGACTTGTAAATAGTCATAAATGGTGATAAAATAGGGGTTTAATACCTCGGGACTAAACATTCTGGCTGTTTCCGGGGTGAAGTCAATGCCTAATTTTTTGGCTTCGGTAAAGGGACAGTCCATGTCTAGGCCAATATCGACAATTTTTTGGGCGATCGCCTCCCGCAACGCCGAATTTTTCCCAGGGTCTTCTCGATATTCCCCAATCAATTCCCGCAGCAATACCATTTCTTTGTACAATCCCGCCCGACCATAAGGCGGCACATTATGAGAAATTAACACCCCATACCCTCTCCGTTTGGCTAATATTGACTCTGAGGGATTATTTGCTGCATAAATATAGAGATTAGGCAGATTTCCCAACAGAATATCCGGCCAAGAATATCCGGTATTTCCCAAGGGAGACCCCGGCAACCATTCCACGGTGCCATGCATTCCAAAATGAACCAATGCCTGGGCTTTAAAATCATGTTGCAGCCATTTATAGAAGGCGGCATACTGAGGATGAGGGGTCATATCCCGTTCAAACATTAACCGTATTGGGTCGCCAGAAATGCCCAGGGGTGGTTGGACTCCAATCCAAATATTGCCCAAACGAATTCCCCCGATCGCATAGTCATCCCCGTAAGTTTTAATGCCGGTATCCCTGAAAGATTTCCATTGCTTCTCAATCCGTCGGGTGAGGAGATATCCCAACCATTTATCCAGGGTTTTAATATTGACTTTAGTCGGAATGATGCCTTGCGATCGCGTTAATTTTGTCTCTACAGGTGACTCATCGGCCACCTTGACCCGCTGGATTAATTCTTCCCCATCCTCGGGTAAATCCCCCACGGTGTAACCGTTATCTTTGAGGGATTGTAGGAAGTTGAGGAGACTGCGGGGGACATTCAGTAAAGCAGCGGTTCCCGTTGCGCCATAACCCGGGGGAAATCCATATACAATAATCGCAATTTTGCGGTTTGCTGGGGGCGCTTTTCGCAGTTCAATCCAAGATTTAATCCGTCCTGTGAGGCGCTTTACTCGTTCAGGAATTAAATAGATATCTTCCCCGACTAAACCACCGAGGGGAACGGTATCGATCGCCCCATCGAGTTCGGGTAAAGCATATAAAACCACACTTTGCAATCCACCAATCCCTTGGC includes:
- a CDS encoding response regulator, which gives rise to MNSDKVAEFFNGIISLIEAIIWPAFAVFFVVYFGDSIKKLINTISEFSLKAGPSGVEANVTRQLESAAMLGAASGQKKFSQESSDGGENADANNESRKIIHAIARVSDPKISEELLTKKVLWVDDCLEENAYEQKALEVLGVQCSFSRNTEEAIAQIKASPYHAVISDIDRPPDDRAGYTLLEEIRRSGYYMPYILYDRTILPEHQSEARRLGANGCTTQPTELFETIISALIGDRN
- the bchH gene encoding magnesium chelatase subunit H, which gives rise to MKRIVLIAGFESFNADLYRQAAQVAIARCPELGIRVFSDKDLTAKPEEVATALKQADVFFASLIFDYDCVMGLREKVQEIPIRLVFESALELMSLTQLGKFAIGDKPKGMPKPVQFILSKFSSGREEDKLAGYISFLKTGPKLLKYVPVQKVQDLRNWLIIYGYWNAGGAENVAAMCWTLAEKYLGLTVGEIPPPVETPNMGLLHPNYSGYFESPRQYLDWYRTQHLSLNNPVVGILLYRKHVITQQPYIPQLIKQFEEAGLIPLPIFINGVEGHVAVRDWMTSADETRQRQQGNNLTRSLSSEAVEVDAIVSTIGFPLVGGPAGSMEAGRQIEVAKGILAAKNLPYFIAAPLLIQDIHSWTRQGIGGLQSVVLYALPELDGAIDTVPLGGLVGEDIYLIPERVKRLTGRIKSWIELRKAPPANRKIAIIVYGFPPGYGATGTAALLNVPRSLLNFLQSLKDNGYTVGDLPEDGEELIQRVKVADESPVETKLTRSQGIIPTKVNIKTLDKWLGYLLTRRIEKQWKSFRDTGIKTYGDDYAIGGIRLGNIWIGVQPPLGISGDPIRLMFERDMTPHPQYAAFYKWLQHDFKAQALVHFGMHGTVEWLPGSPLGNTGYSWPDILLGNLPNLYIYAANNPSESILAKRRGYGVLISHNVPPYGRAGLYKEMVLLRELIGEYREDPGKNSALREAIAQKIVDIGLDMDCPFTEAKKLGIDFTPETARMFSPEVLNPYFITIYDYLQVVEQRLFSSGLHTLGEPPNISALKSYLDAYFDQNFDEELVEELATGNSPESLSQLIQNPDEAVQICQLLKQTPDEMTNLLRGLNGEYIPPAPGGDLLRDGPGVLPTGRNIHALDPYRMPSPAAYSRGQEIAKKIIAQHQQETGQYPETVAVMLWGLDIIKTRGESLAILLELVGAKPIKEGTGRIVRYELQPLDQVGHPRIDILANLSGIFRDSFVNIIELLDDLFLRATEADEPEDQNFIRKHALALKSQGIENVSARLFSNPAGDFGSLVNDQVIESNWESGDELAQTWQSRNAFSYGRKDKGKARPEVLQQLLKTSDRIIQEIDSVEYGLTDIQEYYANTGGLKRAAETQSGKKVTASLIESFSKDTTPRKLEDLLRLEYRTKLLNPKWAESMANQGSGGAYEISQRMTALIGWGGTVDFKDNWVYDGASETYAFDPEMANKLRKANPEAFRNIVGRMLEAHGRGFWNPDPDKLEKLQALYSVTEDEIEGVAME